A segment of the Lycium barbarum isolate Lr01 chromosome 7, ASM1917538v2, whole genome shotgun sequence genome:
CATAAAAAATCTTGTCAGAtatttttatttatctttttttttcctgATATGTCAAATATAGTCCTGATAAAGATAAAAAGGTTCTACTAAGTTCGTttggtaatttaaaaaaaaaaaaaaaaaaaaactaagattTGGTAGGAGTTGGGCATGGCATGTTGTCTATGACCCATTATTTAGCCCGTTTTGATCAAATTTATTTCAACTCAAATGCGTaacatttttaagaaaattaatgaCTCATCTAATTCATCTCCAAATCTACAGTTGCTGTAATACTTTTCTCCTAAGAATTCTTCATGTTTGAAATTCGTGAACTACATCTTTTGATATTTGTTAAGACCAACACAAATTCCTCTACTTTACCCTTCTTTCTTGAATTGGTTTGAGGGCTTATTCAAAATACTGACTTTATCGTTGTCATTATTAAAATTTTTCATTCTTTATCTCTTTCCTTTGGTTCCTCCTTGATATGAACGTCTTTTGAATTTCTTTTGAAGAAAATTCTTCGAGATCGTGAAGAATTTTCTTCCTATACCCTTTACAAAGTGAAGACAATTTTGTTATAATTGCACAAATTTGAAAAAAAGACTCGGGAAGTTCAATCATTGCGATCCTCACTTGATTTACTATAACCATGGGTGGATATAACCTTTTGGCTATGGGTTCATGTGAACTTATGACTTCTGATACAATTATTTGTATGTTTCAATTACAATGCATGTCTAAACACAACTTCAAGCTCTAAAAATTACAActtcaaaaactcaaattttcaaatttcaaCTTTAATATCTATGGCCAAACTAACTTTCAAAAAAAGCCTAGATCTTGTAATAATCTAAGAGTGAGTGAATAAACTATATTTGACTCAGGTTGTAGAATAATTCCGATTCACTCAGCCGCCTTATAATAGAAAATTTTCACATTACACTTTACACTAATATAAGAAGAGCGATTTTAGATCGATTAACGTTTTATATGTGAACTAGTAAATATATATACTTCCcctagaaaaaaggaaaaaagaaaactaATTGCTTCAGTAATTATCAACAATATAAAATTGTGGTGGGATGAATAGGGTCTCTCCATCCTTAATGAAAGTCTGGGGTTCGAGTCATGGGTATAGAACAAATTAGGTTAGGGAGCAATTCTCCATTAAATGGTTACGCGGTGCAAATTTAGATTAGTCGGTGCTCTAATGCAGGTATCGAGCACGATATggaaaatcaatttaaaaaaaaaaagtaatacttAGATTCATATCACACATTACTTTTATAGTCGATAATCATATagtaaaggtggcaaccggttccaaccggaaccggttatggaaccggttaaggaaccggccggttccggtttaccggttttaaacctcaaaccgaaaccggtccggtttgaagtggttaaaatctatttttttttgttttttgtattatatatatatatatatatattatagtatttatttgtatattgtagctatattttcatatgttatacaactttataattaaaatttaaatatttactgactaacagcctaacagcaagtcagcaatacagaatagtgtttttcgtatacatatatatgtataacttacatatacttatatatatgtataacttaatatatatacttatatatatgtactatatactctatatacttatatatatgtataacttaatatatatactatacatacttatatatatgtactatatactatatatacttatatatatatgtataacttattatatatactatatacatgtctaacttaatatatatactaaatatatgtataacttaatatatatactatatatatgtatatatatgtactatatactatatatacttatatatatgtatatatatgtactatatactatatatacttatatatatgtataacttaatatatatactatatatacatatctactatatatactatatatacttaatatatatactatatatactatatatacttaatatatatactatatatacttatatactatatatacttatatatgtgtataacttaatatatatactatatatacttatatatatgtactatatactatatatacttaatatatatacttatatacttatatatgtactatatactatatatacttacttatatactttagttttttttttttaattttttaccggttaaaccggtttaaccggtccggttccggttttaccggtccggttccggttttaccggtttaaccggttccggttttcaaaatattggaaccggaccggtaaaccattaaacggttaaccggaaccggttaaccggttctaccggttccggttccggttccggttccagttccggtttaaccggtccggttaccggttaaaaccggtaaggccAAACCGGTTGCACCTCTATCATATAGGGTAGGTAGCATATTACTTCAATAATTAATTCCTTGTACCAATGCATGATATTCCAAAAACAAGAATGCTAGTCTTTGTTTTATGGTCCTTGAATGTTTATCTCTATCTATTGGGGTCCCAGCGATAAACGAATAAAACGTGCtggtagatatatatatatatatatatatatatatatatatatatatatatatatatatatatatattgcttgtcCATCCTATATCTAAATTTCATGCCTCGAGTAATTCTGATTTGTGCTGAATATGTCTATTAAAGAGGTAAAGTTTTTTCTACTCAAATCGACGTCGTTACAAAACTACTACCACCCTTTAGCCCCCCTTCACCAACCGCCATCACGATCAGCCACCACGCATTACAACTTTTAGTGTCAACCATTATTGTCAGCTGCTACAAACGCTAACTCTAACTATTTATTGGCAGGTATGATATTTAATTAATATTGTattaaaattttatatttattatagTACTTTTGAAATAGAAATAAATTATGCATTACTGAGAGAATAAATAATTTCCAGTTCATAATTATTCAATTTGCAGGTTTAGAGACGGCGTCTCAAATTCTCAATAATTATATattttaattcaaattcaaatatcTTAATCTTCAATGACATGTATAGTAATATTCCTTAAAATTATCAACAACCAAAAAATGAGAAACTTGTGTGGTTGTGAGCAGGGGCGAACCCATGTATTATTTTTTGGTGTTCGAGCACCCATTAATTGTGGCGGATACTCTATGTAGGCATATAGAAAATATTGAAATTTTGGTATAAAATTATATATATCACCCAAGAAGCAATAAAAAATTTTGGTGCTCTGGTTAAGAGGTTGTAGGCTTTAGGCTAAGCCATGGAGGAGCCAAGTTCGAATCCCACCCAAAACGATACGTTCTTTGTTGATTTTAAGGTGAGCACCCAGAACCAATGAATCCTGGGCTCGCCACTGGTTGTTAGATGTTTTGATGGCCAAACTTTGCGAAGTCTCTTGATAAAGGCTTATAAATACTAAACTTCGTATAGGATGGAAATTCCATCTTCATTAATTAAATTATCAATCTCTCAACCTCGAAGTTTTACTTAGTATTATTGCCATGGCTGAAAAGGGTTTTTCACATACACTTGCTATCATTTTCACCGCTCTCCTTGTGGTTATTGCTGGTAATTCTTTTCATCCTCTTCCTTCAAGGGTTAAATTTGCTCATCTCCTATGTAAAATAGATTAAATAATAGTTTATTATCTAttatattttcttataaaaataaCCCTGATGGTAGTCAAGTGGCGCAAATATACAGGTAAAATTCATGCATAGCTCTATTCTTCAGTTTCTATACTTGAAAAATAGTCATTGTTATGAGTTTCAAGTTTTACGTAGAATTTGAAACTCCATGAAAATCACTAATTTTTCCAAAACAAGGCAAAAAAATGAGCAAAGGAAGCTATCTCTACCATATATATCCCTCCTCAGTAAGAGGTGTCGACGCCCAACCCCTCACGCGTGACATTGACTTGTTGATGAGGTGAACACCACATCTATTTTACCCCTCTTCTCCAATTTTTTCCGCCAATAGCACTTCATCTCCTCCATCACCACTCATGGCACCATTGCCATCATATATTCTGATTTCAACTAGCATCGAACAAAATCTTTTTTTTGGTACATAACATAAATTCTTATGGTCTTACACAAAGTATTGATACTGATATCCTGGCAAGGGTTCTCTTAATTTTTCTCGAATCTTGGAAAGGATTTAAAGAGCATTTGTAGTTATAATACCCCGTAATCTTTTCAAATCTTAATCGGGCTACTTGAAGATCCCAtcatctcttctttctttttattgAGAGAGAGTTACCAAAACGATCATTTCAGAAGCGAAAGAGAACTTGGCTTGCTTAGCAATCAAAATTTGTATTCTAAAATAAATCATAGACATTTGCATCGTTTAAGGataaaataaaaacattaaaGTTAATGTTAAGTTGATTCTAAATAGGACATTAAATTCTTTTCAAACAAACCATAAAGTAAAGTATGATACACATAAAAAAGGGCCGCCCGACGCACAAAGCATTCCGGCGTTATCAGAGTACAGGGAAGGGCCATATCTCAAGAGGTGTGATGTAGATAACCTACCAAATGCAAGAATTAGTGGCTGCTTCCACAGCTCAAACCCGTAACCTATAGGTCATATGAAAATAACTTTACTATTGCTCCAAGGCTCCCCTTTAGtataaaagggcagcccggtgcaccaATCTCCCAATATTCGATGATCCaaggaagggccggaccacaaggcaTTATTGTGCACAAccttaccctgcatttctgcaagaggctttTTCCACGGCTCAAACCTATGACCTCTTGCTTAGATGCTCCCCTTTAGTGTGACACACATAAATTGGAATAtaagggatatatatatataaggagtaTATTATTCGTATAAATTTCAATTTTGAATTTAATTGACTTGCAGCTCATTCATTCTGCTCCGCGAAAATTCATGTGATGGCCCAAGAAGATGTACTACCAATTGCAAAAAAACTATTTCAAGATGATCCAACTTGTGGGAAACCTTGTAATACGATGGATGATTGCTCTAATGGTTGGTTCTGTCAGGCCTGTTGGAATTTTAGAAAGACCTGTGGGCCATTTGTTGGGGATGCCATAGCCATGGGCATGTAATTTCAGTATTATCTTATTTTCAACATTTAGTCACTTATTAGATATATAAAAATAACAAGTGACGGGAAGTGTTGTTCAAAGAAAAATGTATGATGGATTCAGACTCTGTTGCTAAGAAATTAAATCTTGGTGCAATGTGTTCATCATTTAAATAAAAGATCATCCAATGTGTGGTGATATATGTTTCCTTCGCTTTTATCTCCCATTGAAATCATTTTCCATTCATCTTACCTAAGTGCGGTAAAATTAAAAGTGATTTACAAGAAATATCTTGAAATGACGGAAGATCGAAACAAGCAAAATAAGTATAGATAACACATAagcaaaaacagaaaaagaatgATCCAAACAACTGCTAAACTTCCAAAATTT
Coding sequences within it:
- the LOC132603081 gene encoding metallocarboxypeptidase inhibitor-like, which codes for MAEKGFSHTLAIIFTALLVVIAAHSFCSAKIHVMAQEDVLPIAKKLFQDDPTCGKPCNTMDDCSNGWFCQACWNFRKTCGPFVGDAIAMGM